One Nocardioides aromaticivorans genomic window carries:
- a CDS encoding 5-oxoprolinase/urea amidolyase family protein, whose amino-acid sequence MGKLTILRPGVQTTVQDGRGRTGYWDVGVPPSGAFDDLTFALVAAAVGNPTYVGGLECVVTGPVLTTDEDRLVCVGGAARQATIDGRLLSPGEVRWLRAGAVLDVGPLDGPGMRGYVAVAGGLDVPRVLGSRSTFVLGGFGGLDGRALVEGDVVPLGPLHNQLAPSVVCLPEMGDTWTLRVIPGPHGAPDHLTPEGVEEFFATTWTVDHRADRTGIRLVGPTPSWSRTDGGEAGLHPSNLHDSAYPVGGIMLSGDTPVIVGVDGPSLGGFVVPAVTIEADRWILGQLRPGDRVRLVAVTPEEATAALAARTVHLGYPADPETLHGSTSAPERTSSATPAGSERPAALVERPADGHQPAFTIRPSGDRHLLVEAGPMEFDLTVRVWIHLLANALRAHRPAGVAEIVEGVRSLLVAVDQTALPLARLAGLLGELATGLDDPATAVLDARSVTLPIAFDHPKAHEAMRRYSTVNPDAPWSPDNVEFIRRVNDLDARDEVFDIVAAATYLVVGLGDVYLGAPVAVPIDPRHRLVTTKYNPARTWTPQNAVGIGGIYLCVYGMEGPGGYQLVGRTVPVWRLSERDPQPWLLRQFDRIRFVPVLAEELADARADIKAGRTDLVTAPATFSVSEVRDLELAHADEIAPLRARRRDAFVAERARWGA is encoded by the coding sequence ATGGGGAAGCTCACGATCCTGCGTCCCGGGGTGCAGACGACCGTGCAGGACGGCCGGGGACGCACCGGCTACTGGGACGTCGGCGTACCGCCGTCGGGCGCCTTCGACGACCTCACCTTCGCCCTGGTGGCAGCAGCGGTCGGCAACCCGACGTACGTCGGCGGGCTGGAGTGCGTCGTCACCGGACCTGTCCTGACCACCGACGAGGACCGGCTGGTCTGCGTCGGGGGCGCCGCTCGGCAGGCGACCATCGACGGCCGGCTCCTGTCTCCCGGCGAGGTCCGGTGGCTCCGCGCCGGGGCGGTCCTCGACGTCGGCCCGCTCGACGGTCCAGGCATGCGCGGGTACGTCGCCGTGGCCGGCGGGCTGGACGTGCCGCGGGTGCTGGGGAGCAGGTCGACCTTCGTCCTCGGTGGGTTCGGCGGGCTCGACGGACGCGCCCTGGTCGAGGGTGACGTGGTCCCGCTCGGGCCGCTGCACAACCAGCTGGCGCCCAGCGTCGTGTGCCTCCCGGAGATGGGTGACACGTGGACGCTGCGCGTGATCCCCGGTCCGCACGGGGCCCCTGACCACCTGACTCCCGAGGGCGTGGAGGAGTTCTTCGCGACGACCTGGACGGTCGACCACCGCGCCGACCGCACGGGGATCCGGCTGGTCGGCCCGACCCCGTCGTGGTCGCGCACCGACGGCGGCGAGGCGGGCCTCCACCCCTCGAACCTGCACGACTCGGCGTACCCGGTCGGCGGGATCATGCTCTCGGGGGACACGCCGGTGATCGTGGGCGTCGACGGTCCGTCGCTCGGTGGCTTCGTCGTCCCGGCGGTCACCATCGAGGCGGACCGCTGGATCCTCGGGCAGCTCCGGCCGGGCGACCGGGTCCGGCTCGTGGCGGTGACGCCCGAGGAGGCGACCGCCGCCCTCGCCGCCCGCACCGTCCACCTCGGCTACCCCGCCGACCCCGAGACCCTGCACGGCAGCACCAGCGCCCCCGAGCGGACCTCGTCGGCGACACCGGCCGGGTCGGAGCGCCCCGCGGCCCTGGTCGAGCGGCCCGCCGACGGCCACCAGCCGGCCTTCACGATCCGTCCCTCCGGCGACCGGCACCTGCTGGTCGAGGCCGGGCCGATGGAGTTCGACCTGACCGTGCGGGTCTGGATCCACCTGCTGGCCAACGCGCTGCGCGCGCACCGGCCGGCCGGCGTCGCGGAGATCGTCGAGGGCGTCCGCTCCCTCCTCGTCGCCGTCGACCAGACCGCCCTCCCGCTGGCCCGGCTCGCCGGCCTGCTCGGCGAGCTCGCCACCGGCCTGGACGACCCGGCGACGGCGGTGCTCGACGCCCGCTCGGTGACCCTGCCGATCGCCTTCGACCACCCGAAGGCGCACGAGGCCATGCGCCGCTACTCCACCGTGAACCCCGACGCCCCGTGGAGCCCGGACAACGTGGAGTTCATCCGCCGCGTCAACGACCTCGACGCCCGGGACGAGGTGTTCGACATCGTCGCCGCCGCGACCTACCTGGTCGTCGGCCTCGGCGACGTCTACCTGGGAGCCCCGGTCGCCGTGCCGATCGACCCGCGGCACCGGCTGGTCACCACGAAGTACAACCCCGCCCGCACCTGGACCCCGCAGAACGCGGTCGGGATCGGCGGCATCTACCTCTGCGTGTACGGCATGGAGGGGCCCGGCGGCTACCAGCTCGTGGGCCGCACGGTCCCGGTCTGGCGGCTCTCCGAGCGCGATCCCCAGCCGTGGCTGCTGCGCCAGTTCGACCGGATCAGGTTCGTGCCGGTCTTGGCGGAGGAGCTCGCCGACGCCCGGGCCGACATCAAGGCCGGCCGGACGGACCTGGTCACCGCACCCGCCACGTTCTCCGTCAGCGAGGTGCGCGACCTGGAGCTGGCGCACGCCGACGAGATCGCGCCGCTGCGGGCGCGTCGGCGCGACGCCTTCGTGGCCGAGCGCGCGAGGTGGGGCGCATGA
- a CDS encoding urea amidolyase associated protein UAAP2, protein MTATIDDTIRIDTVVGAGDGALLELPAGATLRIVDLHGNQAVDTLLYDAHDVNNRYSAFDTVREQGAVYLTTGSRLLSTRLDELAVISDDTCGRHDTIGGACAQESNVIRYGEHTRHQHACRQTFLRYGAPAGIGQRQLGHNINFFMNVPVQPDGALKFDDGLSGPGKYVELRASRDLLVLISNCPQLNNPCNGWDPTPVRLIGRWA, encoded by the coding sequence ATGACCGCGACGATCGACGACACGATCCGGATCGACACCGTCGTCGGCGCCGGCGACGGAGCACTCCTCGAGCTGCCGGCCGGTGCGACGCTACGGATCGTCGACCTGCACGGCAACCAGGCCGTCGACACGCTCCTGTACGACGCCCACGACGTCAACAACCGCTACTCCGCCTTCGACACCGTGCGCGAGCAGGGAGCGGTCTACCTCACCACCGGCTCCCGGCTGCTCTCGACCCGGCTCGACGAGCTCGCGGTGATCAGCGACGACACCTGCGGACGCCACGACACCATCGGCGGCGCCTGCGCCCAGGAGTCCAACGTCATCCGGTACGGCGAGCACACCCGGCACCAGCACGCCTGCCGCCAGACCTTCCTCCGGTACGGCGCCCCGGCGGGCATCGGGCAGCGCCAGCTCGGCCACAACATCAACTTCTTCATGAACGTGCCCGTCCAGCCCGACGGCGCCCTGAAGTTCGACGACGGGCTGTCGGGGCCGGGGAAGTACGTCGAGCTCCGGGCGTCGCGGGACCTCCTCGTCCTGATCAGCAACTGCCCGCAGCTCAACAACCCGTGCAACGGCTGGGACCCCACCCCCGTCCGGCTGATCGGCCGGTGGGCGTGA
- a CDS encoding DUF1989 domain-containing protein has translation MSTTYRHEMPGGATWSATVPAGRSITITALGPDANASLLLFAADRLDRLNLPDTLKAQMSACVRPPMTLMSDRGLALASVTHSTLAWHDCLTGFGHEAHLARFAPTSYQVERNDWRRPARSELLLELAKYGLGEADLHGCVNLFTKVAIADDTAASLAWQAGHTVAGDTVTLRTEVDLLVVLSTAQHPLATFDHPVAGVEVAVGPAAPVAADDPSIAFRDETARSLEMSRRVLA, from the coding sequence ATGAGCACGACGTACCGCCACGAGATGCCCGGCGGAGCCACGTGGTCGGCCACCGTCCCCGCGGGCCGCTCGATCACCATCACCGCGCTCGGGCCCGACGCCAACGCCTCGCTGCTGCTGTTCGCGGCCGACCGCCTCGACCGGCTCAACCTCCCGGACACCCTCAAGGCCCAGATGTCGGCGTGCGTCCGCCCGCCGATGACCCTGATGTCGGACCGGGGGCTCGCCCTCGCCTCGGTGACCCACTCCACCCTGGCCTGGCACGACTGCCTCACCGGCTTCGGGCACGAGGCGCACCTTGCCCGCTTCGCGCCGACGTCGTACCAGGTCGAGCGGAACGACTGGCGACGCCCGGCCCGCTCGGAGCTCCTGCTCGAGCTGGCGAAGTACGGCCTCGGCGAGGCCGACCTGCACGGGTGCGTCAACCTGTTCACGAAGGTCGCGATCGCCGACGACACCGCTGCCTCGCTCGCCTGGCAGGCCGGGCACACGGTCGCCGGCGACACCGTCACCCTGCGCACCGAGGTCGACCTGCTCGTCGTGCTCAGCACGGCCCAGCACCCGCTCGCCACCTTCGACCACCCGGTGGCAGGGGTCGAGGTCGCCGTCGGACCGGCCGCACCGGTCGCGGCCGACGACCCGAGCATCGCTTTCCGCGACGAGACGGCCCGCTCGCTCGAGATGAGCCGGAGGGTCCTGGCATGA
- a CDS encoding amino acid permease gives MSISTDQVAASDLRTFGYRQQLSRRVGTYASFAAGFSFVSILTTVFQLFGLGYSFGGTAFFWTWPAVFAGQLMVALCFAELAARYPLSGAIYQWARRLGGSVVGWAAGWTMVLAQTITVAAAAIALQVVLPSVWSGFQVIGTDTALASRDGAANAVLLGCLLLAATTTLNALSVRMTAIVNSVGVTCELIGVVLLVILLFGHAERGPSVVLHTTNLDASTGYVAPLLISALMAAYVLVGFDSAGELAEETHNPRATTPRTILRAMTASGLAGAFLIVAALMAAPSLGADDLGLGGLPYVITSQLDTTVGKLLLLDVAFAVCVCTLAIQTAAARMIFSMARDDVLPFSSRLRVVSPRTGTPVLATVVPGVGAALCLLVNVGNAGLFLGLASVCIMLLYIAYLMVTAPLLLRRLRGEALPEGTDENGRPLLSLGRWGIVVNAVAVVYGALMTINLAWPRAEVYDPAGEGWYLHYLPLVTLAVTAAGGAIAYAVQRRAYHEAIGQPLPARAPSFGAGLVEEGA, from the coding sequence ATGAGCATCTCGACAGACCAGGTGGCGGCCAGCGACCTCCGGACCTTCGGGTACCGGCAACAGCTCTCGAGGCGGGTGGGGACCTACGCGTCCTTCGCCGCCGGATTCTCGTTCGTCTCGATCCTGACCACCGTCTTCCAGCTCTTCGGGCTGGGCTACAGCTTCGGCGGTACGGCGTTCTTCTGGACCTGGCCGGCCGTCTTCGCCGGTCAGCTGATGGTGGCGCTCTGCTTCGCCGAGCTGGCCGCCCGCTACCCGCTCTCCGGCGCCATCTACCAGTGGGCGCGGCGCCTCGGCGGGTCCGTCGTCGGGTGGGCCGCCGGGTGGACGATGGTCCTGGCGCAGACCATCACGGTCGCGGCGGCGGCGATCGCGCTGCAGGTGGTGCTCCCCTCGGTGTGGAGCGGGTTCCAGGTGATCGGCACCGACACGGCCCTCGCCTCGCGCGACGGTGCGGCCAACGCCGTCCTGCTCGGCTGCCTGCTCCTGGCCGCGACGACGACGCTGAACGCGCTCAGCGTGCGGATGACCGCGATCGTGAACTCGGTGGGTGTCACCTGCGAGCTGATCGGTGTCGTCCTCCTCGTGATCCTGCTGTTCGGCCACGCCGAGCGGGGTCCGTCCGTCGTGCTGCACACCACCAACCTCGACGCGAGCACCGGGTACGTCGCCCCGCTGCTGATCTCCGCGCTGATGGCGGCGTACGTCCTGGTCGGGTTCGACAGCGCTGGTGAGCTCGCCGAGGAGACCCACAACCCGCGGGCGACGACGCCGCGCACGATCCTGCGCGCCATGACGGCGTCGGGCCTCGCCGGTGCCTTCCTCATCGTCGCCGCGCTGATGGCCGCGCCGAGCCTCGGCGCCGACGACCTCGGCCTGGGTGGCCTGCCGTACGTCATCACCAGCCAGCTCGACACGACCGTCGGCAAGCTGCTGCTCCTCGACGTCGCCTTCGCGGTGTGCGTCTGCACCCTCGCGATCCAGACCGCGGCCGCCCGGATGATCTTCTCGATGGCGCGCGACGACGTGCTGCCCTTCTCGTCGCGACTCCGCGTGGTGTCGCCCCGGACCGGCACCCCGGTGCTGGCGACCGTCGTCCCCGGCGTGGGCGCGGCGCTGTGCCTGCTCGTGAACGTCGGCAACGCCGGCCTCTTCCTCGGCCTGGCGAGCGTCTGCATCATGCTGCTCTACATCGCCTACCTCATGGTGACCGCGCCGCTGCTGCTCCGGCGCCTCCGGGGCGAGGCGCTCCCGGAGGGCACCGACGAGAACGGCCGGCCGCTGCTCTCCCTCGGGCGCTGGGGGATCGTCGTCAACGCCGTCGCGGTCGTCTACGGCGCCCTGATGACGATCAACCTCGCCTGGCCCCGCGCCGAGGTCTACGACCCGGCCGGCGAGGGCTGGTACCTGCACTACCTCCCGCTGGTGACGCTCGCGGTGACCGCCGCCGGCGGTGCGATCGCGTACGCCGTCCAGCGCCGCGCCTACCACGAGGCGATCGGCCAGCCCCTGCCCGCGCGGGCGCCCAGCTTCGGCGCCGGCCTCGTGGAGGAGGGGGCATGA
- a CDS encoding sugar ABC transporter substrate-binding protein, with amino-acid sequence MELRIGSPGAARGWRHPLTSVAVVVALTLTGCSSSGGSGEGSGDGPLAGRTMAYTNATDAAPLYVTMRDGVKTAAEETGVELETYDNKLDAATVSQNATLIGQAKPDFVLSYNPIEGVYASIERIYQRADIPCIAVNTPGKDYCQWFNLSNPELCTDTAKAVGTVAKERGWTGDDTTVLLVNAASFGEQINNCNAYFYREIATWIPGLQVIDEIDELTTTTSILGDSMVQVDGQAQRAPSYDAVRRALSGIPADRNLVVYSVADDSTLGAWQAVDQAGRGGQTLTAGLGGSPEALDQLRTNPSWVAQGDMFIGHWGQYLMAMAAAIEDGVDLPFQTLAPEAVLTKDFAIEDSIVAPMTDYYRDGDPDAYQLPPLVPVADGETVFGTREVGNDYLADTGVLQLFGNVKDLR; translated from the coding sequence ATGGAACTGCGTATCGGTAGTCCGGGCGCTGCCCGCGGGTGGCGACACCCCCTGACCTCGGTCGCGGTCGTCGTCGCCCTGACGCTCACCGGCTGCAGCAGCTCGGGCGGCAGCGGCGAGGGCTCGGGTGACGGACCGCTGGCTGGCCGCACGATGGCCTACACGAACGCGACGGATGCTGCGCCGCTGTACGTCACGATGCGGGATGGCGTGAAGACGGCGGCTGAAGAGACGGGCGTCGAGCTCGAGACGTACGACAACAAGCTCGACGCGGCGACCGTGTCGCAGAACGCCACTCTGATCGGCCAGGCGAAACCCGACTTCGTGCTGTCGTACAACCCCATCGAGGGTGTGTACGCCTCGATCGAGCGGATCTACCAGCGAGCCGACATCCCGTGCATCGCGGTCAACACGCCCGGCAAGGACTACTGCCAGTGGTTCAACCTCAGCAACCCCGAGTTGTGCACCGACACCGCGAAGGCCGTCGGCACGGTCGCGAAGGAGAGGGGGTGGACGGGTGACGACACGACCGTGCTCCTGGTCAATGCGGCGAGCTTCGGCGAGCAGATCAACAACTGCAACGCGTACTTCTACCGCGAGATCGCCACGTGGATCCCGGGTCTCCAGGTGATCGACGAGATCGACGAGCTGACGACGACCACTTCGATCCTGGGTGACTCGATGGTCCAGGTGGACGGACAGGCACAGCGGGCGCCGTCGTACGACGCCGTGCGGCGTGCCCTGTCGGGAATCCCTGCCGATCGCAACCTGGTGGTCTACTCCGTCGCGGACGATTCCACCCTCGGCGCCTGGCAGGCAGTGGACCAAGCCGGTCGAGGAGGCCAGACCCTGACCGCCGGGCTCGGCGGCTCTCCCGAGGCGCTCGACCAGCTGCGGACGAACCCGAGCTGGGTCGCGCAGGGCGATATGTTCATCGGGCACTGGGGCCAGTACCTGATGGCCATGGCGGCTGCTATCGAGGACGGCGTGGACCTGCCGTTCCAGACGCTCGCGCCCGAGGCGGTCCTCACCAAGGACTTCGCGATCGAGGACTCCATCGTGGCGCCGATGACCGACTACTACCGCGACGGTGACCCGGACGCGTACCAGCTCCCGCCCCTGGTCCCCGTCGCCGATGGCGAGACCGTCTTCGGTACCAGAGAAGTCGGCAACGACTACCTCGCCGATACCGGCGTGCTTCAGCTCTTCGGGAACGTCAAAGACCTTCGCTGA
- a CDS encoding ABC transporter permease, whose amino-acid sequence MTIETQQRAIAGHARTDAPGGSRAASLRQGAVQSLGIAGFLLALVVVFSVSTPRFLTDDNLVGILTSVAFIGVVSLGQTMVIIAGGFDLSVAGVAPLAAVVYAQQVNDGRPIMLALVIALATGAAVGVVNGLIVTKGGINPLITTLGTLSVSGGIAFSLVSGQSVPIDDMAAGFMAETDLFWLPNQVWLFALAAVALALVLRFTVYGRSLYAIGGNREAARLAGMRTDALAVSTYVASGAFAALGGVILASQLLAGDGNLGKDAALLSVAAVVLGGGSLLGGAGGALGTAAGVLVLGTLANGLTLLHVSTFYQQIATGAVLLAAVGFSRLRGVIDRSAR is encoded by the coding sequence ATGACCATCGAGACCCAGCAACGTGCGATCGCCGGCCATGCCAGAACCGACGCGCCAGGCGGCAGCAGGGCAGCGTCCCTGCGTCAGGGCGCCGTTCAGTCTCTTGGCATCGCCGGCTTCCTGCTCGCGTTGGTCGTCGTGTTCTCTGTGTCGACGCCTCGTTTCCTGACCGACGACAACCTCGTCGGGATCCTGACCAGCGTCGCCTTCATCGGCGTCGTGTCGCTCGGCCAGACCATGGTGATCATCGCCGGCGGCTTTGACCTCTCCGTTGCAGGTGTGGCACCACTGGCCGCGGTCGTCTATGCCCAACAGGTGAATGACGGGCGGCCGATCATGCTGGCGCTCGTCATCGCACTGGCAACCGGCGCCGCCGTAGGCGTCGTCAACGGCCTGATCGTCACCAAGGGCGGCATCAACCCGCTGATCACGACCCTGGGCACGCTGTCCGTCTCCGGTGGCATCGCCTTCTCCCTCGTCAGCGGGCAGAGCGTGCCGATCGACGACATGGCTGCCGGTTTCATGGCCGAGACCGATCTGTTCTGGCTGCCCAACCAGGTCTGGCTCTTCGCGCTGGCTGCCGTCGCCCTTGCCCTGGTGCTCCGGTTCACCGTCTACGGGCGGTCGCTCTACGCGATCGGCGGCAACCGCGAAGCAGCACGTCTCGCCGGCATGCGCACCGATGCCCTCGCCGTCAGCACGTACGTCGCCAGCGGCGCCTTCGCCGCACTGGGCGGCGTGATCCTCGCCAGCCAGCTGCTCGCCGGTGACGGCAACCTCGGCAAGGACGCCGCGCTCCTGTCGGTCGCGGCGGTAGTGCTCGGTGGTGGGTCCTTGCTCGGCGGCGCCGGTGGCGCGCTGGGCACTGCGGCAGGTGTCCTGGTGCTCGGCACCTTGGCCAACGGACTGACCCTGCTGCACGTCTCGACCTTCTACCAGCAGATCGCCACGGGCGCCGTGCTGCTGGCGGCCGTCGGCTTCAGCCGACTGCGCGGCGTGATCGACCGATCAGCCCGATGA
- a CDS encoding sugar ABC transporter ATP-binding protein: MALAPTDFAVAAGEAVAVLGENGAGKSTLARILTGALRPDAGTITVAGDGVTLGSPRDALRRGIALIPQELAQVPQLTVAENIMLNRLPGRYGLTSTQGIEAAAADLMRRLGLWVEPSAPMARLGVSDQQVVEIVKALGRDSRVLILDEPTAALTEDEATRLYRVLDAQRAQGIGIVVISHHLEQVTRFADRLDVFRDGSRVLSALPSSTTPSGLIAHMIGSRGAPAGPARSRPTAGPVVLDVADWSVPGRPGLVDVTLQVRQGEVLGVYGIRGSGAGLLAETLGGRRRDVRGTVTIDDRPPAVLTSPGAAILAGISYVPADRKRDGLVLGQPIRTSAAMLVLRRITRWGVLRAEAESAVARSYAGRFRLRHASLGQPVGQLSGGNQQKILLTSRLAADPRVLVAHEPTRGVDVGARHEIHEALRALSDAGTAVLVVTSDVEEVVDVSDRVVVIRDGRVVAELVGDAITQDNAVHHAAA, from the coding sequence GTGGCACTCGCCCCGACGGACTTCGCCGTGGCGGCGGGCGAGGCGGTTGCCGTCCTCGGTGAGAACGGCGCGGGCAAGTCGACCCTCGCCAGGATCCTCACCGGCGCCCTGCGTCCTGACGCCGGAACGATCACCGTGGCGGGCGACGGGGTCACGCTTGGCTCGCCGCGTGACGCGCTGCGACGGGGGATCGCCCTGATCCCGCAGGAGCTGGCCCAGGTACCGCAGCTGACCGTTGCCGAGAACATCATGCTCAACCGGCTCCCGGGACGGTACGGCCTGACCTCGACGCAGGGAATTGAGGCGGCGGCCGCGGATCTGATGCGAAGACTCGGGCTCTGGGTCGAGCCCTCGGCGCCGATGGCACGGCTCGGCGTGTCCGACCAGCAGGTCGTCGAGATCGTCAAGGCACTCGGCCGCGACTCGCGAGTGCTGATCCTCGACGAGCCCACCGCCGCGCTGACCGAGGACGAGGCGACGCGGCTCTATCGCGTCCTCGACGCGCAGCGGGCGCAGGGCATCGGCATCGTGGTGATCTCCCACCACCTCGAGCAGGTGACTCGATTCGCGGATCGCCTCGACGTCTTCCGCGACGGCAGCCGAGTCCTTTCCGCTCTGCCGTCCTCCACCACCCCGTCCGGCCTCATCGCGCACATGATCGGATCCCGTGGTGCTCCGGCCGGACCCGCCCGCTCCAGGCCGACGGCGGGGCCGGTGGTCCTCGACGTCGCGGACTGGTCGGTGCCGGGCAGGCCGGGACTGGTGGACGTCACGCTGCAGGTCCGTCAGGGAGAGGTGCTGGGGGTCTACGGCATCCGTGGCTCGGGCGCTGGCCTGCTCGCGGAGACACTCGGCGGCCGCCGTCGGGACGTCCGGGGCACCGTGACGATCGACGACCGGCCTCCCGCAGTCCTGACGAGCCCCGGCGCGGCCATCCTGGCCGGCATCTCCTACGTTCCCGCCGATCGCAAGCGCGACGGGCTGGTGCTCGGCCAGCCCATCCGGACGTCAGCCGCCATGCTCGTGCTGCGCCGGATCACCCGCTGGGGTGTGCTGCGAGCGGAGGCCGAGTCCGCTGTCGCCCGCTCCTACGCCGGCCGGTTCCGGCTTCGGCACGCCTCCCTCGGCCAGCCGGTGGGCCAGCTCTCGGGCGGGAACCAGCAGAAGATCCTGCTCACCAGCCGGCTCGCCGCCGATCCCCGGGTGCTGGTGGCCCACGAGCCGACCCGGGGGGTCGACGTCGGCGCCCGCCACGAGATCCACGAGGCGTTGCGCGCACTGTCCGATGCCGGCACCGCAGTGCTCGTCGTGACCTCGGACGTGGAAGAGGTCGTCGATGTCAGTGACCGGGTGGTCGTGATCCGCGACGGCCGGGTCGTCGCCGAGCTCGTCGGCGACGCCATCACCCAGGACAACGCCGTGCACCACGCGGCCGCTTAG
- a CDS encoding N,N-dimethylformamidase beta subunit family domain-containing protein yields MRNPDVRAYTDRLSYERGDLLSVHVQAAGPVDVRLVRLRSSSANDRSLDQAVSWSAAGRYDASDQPTCVGSFLHGAPGSLARANAPATTLGAFVWSGNVAAQPVQTLVALADGLALQLIDGEPALVDGDVTLVATGRRLENHQWHLVAGMVDGATATVVVVPVDSLRGAAAVARTGRAGRPVDLTRHITVAGRSGRAVEVVDQGTCGLADELFTGKIERPFVCAAALTESDLEDVAAGRRDVATLDLVAGWDLAFQHGDDPAEARPLAPGQPAGRLVNGPARAVTGRTFTGRCLDFTRVPDQYAAAHFHATDLVDARWAPVVAAPLPADLSSGVYGVVVSNEDGEDVVPITVVPKQDDPRQKVLVVLPTFTYLAYANEALFNGLDASAMTDQEVVVADEDLAHVGDPSYGLSMYDHHPDGSGVMLSAARRQIVNMRRGYRMWIVGAGRAFSSDMYLVEWLARRGIDADFATDHEIHLRGADYLRPYAAVISGSHPEYTSEEMLDALTDYRGGGGGLLYLGGNGWYWVTGVLSDAPLVVEIRRGQAGVRCWESLPGEVALMSTGLPGGLWRHRGRAPQQLAGVGFAAQGWGRSEPYYPSDAAKDPEHAWIMAGVDEDPIGAYGAVMGGAAGDEIDRADVALGTPPDAVVLASSRDHTNFYQRVVEEIAMNLPDHGGGQQDPEVRADIVYFRTPGGGEVFSTGSIAWSGALLHHDGRNGVSRMTENVIRAFVARREA; encoded by the coding sequence ATGCGCAACCCCGATGTCCGCGCCTACACCGACCGCCTCTCCTACGAGCGCGGCGACCTGCTCAGCGTCCACGTCCAGGCCGCTGGTCCGGTCGACGTCCGCCTCGTCCGGCTGCGGAGCTCGTCGGCGAACGACAGGTCGCTCGACCAGGCGGTGTCGTGGTCCGCCGCCGGCAGGTACGACGCTTCGGACCAGCCGACGTGCGTGGGCTCGTTCCTGCACGGCGCCCCGGGGTCCCTCGCCCGTGCCAACGCGCCGGCGACGACATTGGGCGCGTTCGTGTGGTCTGGCAACGTCGCGGCGCAGCCCGTCCAGACCCTGGTTGCCCTGGCGGACGGCCTCGCGCTTCAGTTGATCGACGGCGAGCCGGCGCTGGTCGACGGCGACGTAACCCTGGTCGCCACCGGCCGGCGCCTCGAGAACCACCAGTGGCACCTCGTCGCGGGCATGGTCGACGGGGCGACGGCGACGGTGGTCGTGGTGCCGGTCGACTCCCTCCGCGGCGCGGCAGCCGTCGCGCGCACAGGTCGTGCCGGCCGCCCGGTCGACCTGACGCGACACATCACTGTCGCAGGCCGGTCGGGGCGCGCGGTCGAGGTGGTCGATCAAGGTACGTGCGGGCTCGCCGACGAGCTGTTCACCGGCAAGATCGAGCGGCCGTTCGTGTGCGCGGCCGCTCTGACCGAGTCCGACCTGGAGGACGTCGCTGCCGGCCGACGGGACGTGGCTACCCTCGACCTCGTCGCCGGCTGGGACCTTGCCTTCCAGCACGGCGACGACCCGGCCGAGGCCCGCCCGCTCGCGCCCGGCCAACCCGCAGGCAGGCTGGTCAACGGTCCCGCCCGGGCGGTCACGGGCCGGACCTTCACGGGTCGCTGCCTCGACTTCACGAGGGTGCCCGACCAGTACGCCGCCGCACACTTCCACGCGACCGACCTCGTCGACGCCCGCTGGGCCCCGGTGGTGGCAGCACCCCTGCCCGCGGACCTGTCCAGCGGCGTGTACGGCGTCGTCGTCAGCAACGAGGACGGCGAGGACGTCGTCCCGATCACGGTCGTGCCGAAGCAGGACGACCCGCGCCAGAAGGTGCTGGTGGTCCTGCCGACCTTCACCTACCTGGCCTACGCCAACGAGGCGCTGTTCAACGGCCTCGACGCCTCCGCCATGACCGACCAGGAAGTCGTCGTCGCCGACGAGGACCTCGCTCACGTGGGCGATCCGTCGTACGGCCTGTCCATGTACGACCACCACCCCGACGGAAGCGGGGTGATGCTGTCCGCCGCCCGGCGACAGATCGTCAACATGCGCCGTGGCTACCGGATGTGGATCGTCGGTGCAGGTCGCGCCTTCTCCTCTGACATGTACCTCGTCGAGTGGCTCGCGCGACGAGGCATCGACGCCGACTTCGCCACCGACCACGAGATCCACCTCCGCGGCGCGGACTACCTGCGTCCGTACGCCGCCGTGATCTCCGGCTCACACCCGGAGTACACGTCGGAGGAGATGCTGGACGCGTTGACCGACTACCGCGGCGGCGGTGGTGGCCTGCTCTACCTCGGCGGCAACGGCTGGTACTGGGTGACCGGCGTCCTGTCCGATGCACCGCTGGTGGTCGAGATCCGGCGCGGCCAGGCGGGGGTGCGGTGCTGGGAGTCGCTGCCGGGAGAGGTCGCCCTCATGTCCACCGGGCTCCCCGGTGGGCTCTGGCGCCACCGCGGCCGGGCACCGCAACAGCTGGCCGGCGTGGGATTTGCCGCCCAGGGCTGGGGACGCTCGGAGCCCTACTACCCGTCCGATGCTGCGAAGGACCCCGAGCACGCCTGGATCATGGCCGGAGTCGACGAGGACCCGATCGGTGCCTATGGCGCGGTCATGGGCGGAGCCGCGGGCGACGAGATCGACCGCGCCGACGTAGCGCTGGGCACACCCCCCGACGCGGTGGTGCTGGCCTCGTCGCGCGATCACACCAACTTCTACCAGCGGGTCGTCGAGGAGATCGCGATGAACCTGCCCGACCACGGAGGCGGTCAGCAGGATCCCGAGGTCCGTGCCGACATCGTCTACTTCCGCACCCCGGGCGGAGGAGAGGTCTTCTCGACCGGATCCATCGCATGGTCCGGCGCCCTGCTGCACCACGACGGTCGCAACGGCGTCTCCCGGATGACCGAGAACGTGATCCGTGCGTTCGTCGCCCGTCGCGAGGCCTGA